One region of Hymenobacter sediminicola genomic DNA includes:
- a CDS encoding SDR family oxidoreductase: MAAKKATTPSKTAAASKPAAAAPAKKSAATPAAKKAAKSAAVAPVPVKRPTAKDMKQHAQKLPYPAKQADMKLQPGMAFSTYRPAGKLQDKIALITGADSGIGRAVAVAFAMEGAHVAVLFNENVVDAEETKRLIEAQQRKCILLQLDVRDPEQCRQAVRRTRAELGGLNILVNNAAFQMSQEKFEDIPEEQIRRTFDTNILGYIWMAQAAVPHLKKDDCIINTGSIVGLTGIPILIDYACTKSAIHALTKSLATHLGERGIRVNCVVPGPVWTPNIPGTMPREEIEKFGYEVALARPGQPEELAPAYVLLASQDGSFMTGSLVHVTGGKMSSDQ; this comes from the coding sequence ATGGCCGCCAAAAAAGCTACCACCCCTTCTAAAACTGCTGCCGCGTCTAAACCGGCCGCTGCTGCGCCCGCCAAGAAATCTGCTGCTACTCCCGCCGCCAAGAAGGCCGCCAAATCGGCTGCTGTGGCTCCTGTACCCGTGAAGAGGCCCACAGCCAAAGACATGAAGCAGCACGCGCAGAAGCTGCCGTATCCGGCCAAACAGGCTGATATGAAGCTACAGCCGGGTATGGCGTTCAGCACCTACCGCCCCGCCGGCAAGCTCCAGGACAAAATTGCCCTCATCACCGGCGCCGACTCCGGCATCGGGCGGGCCGTGGCGGTGGCCTTTGCTATGGAAGGGGCCCACGTGGCCGTGCTTTTCAACGAAAACGTGGTGGACGCTGAAGAAACCAAGCGGCTGATAGAAGCGCAGCAGCGCAAGTGCATTCTGCTGCAGCTGGATGTCCGGGACCCGGAGCAGTGCCGGCAGGCTGTGCGCCGTACCCGCGCCGAGCTGGGCGGCCTCAACATCCTCGTCAACAATGCCGCCTTTCAGATGAGCCAGGAGAAATTCGAGGACATTCCGGAAGAGCAGATCCGCCGCACTTTCGATACCAATATCCTGGGCTATATCTGGATGGCACAAGCCGCCGTGCCGCACCTCAAAAAAGACGACTGCATCATCAACACGGGCAGCATCGTGGGCCTGACGGGTATCCCGATTCTGATTGACTACGCCTGCACCAAGTCCGCCATCCATGCCCTCACCAAGAGCCTGGCCACCCATCTCGGCGAGCGGGGCATCCGGGTGAACTGCGTGGTGCCCGGCCCGGTCTGGACGCCCAATATTCCCGGTACCATGCCGCGCGAGGAAATCGAGAAGTTCGGCTACGAAGTGGCCCTGGCCCGCCCCGGCCAGCCTGAGGAACTGGCCCCGGCTTACGTGCTGCTAGCCTCGCAGGACGGCTCATTCATGACCGGCTCACTCGTGCATGTCACGGGGGGCAAAATGAGCAGCGACCAATAG
- a CDS encoding gluconate 2-dehydrogenase subunit 3 family protein — protein MPHYPEGTVRTLLQTDLVTPATRAALNARLDAPAHYEPQFFDADTYALLRAVAARIFPQPDRETPIELAPGIDKRLLAGTADGWRYDAMPPDREAYRLGLGGINQAAEVQFNQLFVELDTAKQDAVLELLAAGKAPGENWVQLPQNRFFEEMLAEMAEGYYAHPLAQEEIGYVGMADVPGWQRIGLNEHEEREPEERAAGDK, from the coding sequence ATGCCGCACTATCCTGAAGGCACCGTCCGCACGCTACTACAAACCGACCTTGTAACGCCCGCCACACGCGCTGCGCTGAATGCCCGGCTGGATGCGCCGGCGCACTACGAGCCGCAGTTTTTCGATGCCGATACCTATGCACTGCTTCGCGCCGTGGCGGCCCGCATCTTCCCGCAGCCCGACCGAGAAACTCCCATCGAGTTAGCTCCCGGCATCGACAAGCGGCTGCTGGCTGGCACCGCCGATGGCTGGCGCTACGACGCTATGCCGCCCGACCGGGAGGCGTACCGGCTGGGGCTGGGCGGCATCAACCAGGCAGCAGAAGTACAATTCAACCAGCTGTTTGTGGAGCTGGATACGGCCAAGCAGGATGCTGTTCTGGAGCTGCTGGCTGCCGGCAAAGCACCCGGAGAAAACTGGGTTCAATTGCCGCAGAACCGGTTTTTTGAGGAAATGCTGGCCGAAATGGCAGAAGGATATTACGCTCATCCGCTGGCCCAGGAGGAAATTGGGTATGTAGGAATGGCCGATGTGCCCGGTTGGCAGCGCATAGGCCTGAATGAGCACGAAGAACGAGAGCCGGAAGAAAGGGCAGCGGGTGATAAATAA